From Halichondria panicea chromosome 12, odHalPani1.1, whole genome shotgun sequence, a single genomic window includes:
- the LOC135345061 gene encoding NFX1-type zinc finger-containing protein 1-like: protein MDRKRGRGGPRGRGGGRGGSRSKQNGAQGEGATYGSTHYFGARGRGNGRDRGRGSRGRPRDSTTRMERPPLNYFTCGDIEDLSQADNQTVIRRITQNENGFLNAFKHDKFLKSPTVLKQLVNIVYKLSQSSDTQTALRVLAQLFSSSGEYSLFMFQLQLLISEIKLSMREGNLQSLFYLTEVGKFCFEKIPKTVQNTFPIKEIKVTVESLTKYNKGSENKQVTLEGIEQNLLELQIQHLAFEEEQVKLKPKPIRQIGDDNLEPPEDFSALPILPVPNEINQFATRPYLRPNIIKGEYRSWEHYLDVQFRLLREDFVGPLREGIADYLHNPTQKGGDVRVYRNVTIQQPVCLTMGIGFEISFNMQAFRRITWEYTKRLINGSLLCLSTDNFQTIAFASVAQRETKQLEKGIVTVKFEGSVNGFQLHSQTKYTMVESVAYFEAYRHVLEKLQGVRKEHEIDMMPFQNYIVNCSFDNIPLPRYLNHFGRTIFDLKGIIEIKSKLASSKVDLTEASSWPDASVTDLDPSQMRALQAALTQDISVIQGPPGTGKTYVGMKIVKAFLANKKVWDPQKTTPILVVCYTNHALDQFLEGIRSNEIDGKAPNVTRIGGRCKSDILQECILFEKVNKAKADQAIPNREFREYKEATHCMLEKKDLIIQHLETIHLSNHKILRMERLRLFISSSHRNQLISYVYTKNPIELWLGLGYEDPSDEMQTTEELQVAKAFQPELLEDDELEDDEYTEVQMIQDDRLVEGNEVVYKAPEEEEWKNVKWTRKKKNDGDWQTVQIAENKKRKLIYKQLNHGLQPMATDEAASIIDLWSLDGMQRWRLYLYWRDMHVTDLRQQLERQSGKYKTACERFQLRKQDVNMTIVRDSDVVGMTTTGAAKHKYIIKSIRPKIVVIEEAAEIFEPHIFTSLSPTVQQLVLIGDHQQLRPKPTYYVLEKNYDFNVSLFERLAMNGCPVQTLSIQHRMRPEIASLITPAIYKELHNHESVYNYDHIQGIGKNLFFITHTQPELAGTDDRQSHSNPHEAKYLGALCDYLLKQGYKQDEITILTLYRGQLLEIKNVLQLRKVDGVRTAVVDDFQGEENRIILLSLVRSNNEQRIGFVGIENRICVALSRAKMSLFIIGNVQMLRDKVQTVWPKIIDKLKEMDCIGESLPLHCHIHQDQKVKARVYKDFIKCPEGGCQKKCNARLPCGHVCPRFCHPYDIEHREYECLLNCRKQLPCGHICKQKCYECSVSCQPCKEEVTKVLPVCGHSEKCTCSDNLLLLKCSKICGKTLTCGHLCQEKCSQPCTPQCTVKLDKELPCGHTVHDSCYFKEELVECSVPCGALLDCEHPCTGTCYTCKMGRLHIGCKSKCNRTLICGHLCDFPCTSSCPPCSKPCANFCTHRRCPRKCFEPCAPCMERCDWSCPHFICTQPCGMPCNRPPCNQPCRKYMRCGHRCIGICGEVCPKLCRICDEEVVTEIFFGTESEKDARFVLLPDCNHIIVVEMLDQWMSTDNSVHTGESQQIVLKVCPRCKTPVRKCFRYGNDIRSKLADVEAIKKKQMSIIDFIRLPLELAKLKHAFKNIHRLNRHVIAEELSSIEVMVARRRRLSSISTLFPHIVKAKILFLHQIVKTHNVLNQIGGSDYFATLSYQPRIDKIKRDLNELKQFFMQEFLSQQQLSDAEAEMRRIFLLAKATELQAIIAKEDDDECITQTVIELEESGWKCEKVTEEKEASFIERIKSLRVKYRLISVYGVSDTAQFILVKVIGLSKGRWYKCPNSHYYAIGECGVMETGKCPECNAGASHTFIAAGNVHALEMDGSKHAA from the coding sequence ATGGATCGTAAACGAGGTAGAGGCGGACCCAGAGGAAGAGGAGGTGGGAGAGGAGGGTCCCGATCGAAACAAAATGGTGCCCAGGGGGAGGGAGCAACATACGGCAGCACCCACTATTTTGGGGCTCGTGGTAGAGGTAACGGCAGAGATCGCGGTAGAGGTAGTCGAGGGAGGCCCAGAGACTCAACAACGAGAATGGAAAGACCTCCTTTAAACTATTTCACATGCGGTGACATTGAAGATTTATCTCAAGCTGACAATCAAACAGTAATTAGGCGAATTACTCAGAATGAGAATGGGTTTTTGAATGCCTTCAAGCACGACAAGTTCTTGAAATCACCGACAGTTTTGAAACAGTTAGTGAACATTGTGTACAAGTTATCTCAGTCTAGTGACACTCAGACTGCTTTGCGTGTTCTAGCTCAACTATTCAGCTCCAGTGGTGAATATTCACTCTTCATGTTCCAGCTGCAACTGCTTATTAGTGAAATAAAACTGTCTATGAGAGAAGGAAACCTTCAATCTTTGTTTTATCTCACTGAAGTGGGAAAGTTTTGCTTTGAGAAAATTCCAAAAACCGTACAGAACACATTTCCGATTAAGGAAATCAAAGTAACAGTTGAAAGCCTCACAAAGTACAACAAAGGTAGTGAAAACAAGCAGGTCACTCTGGAAGGCATTGAACAGAACTTACTTGAACTCCAAATCCAGCACCTGGCCTTTGAGGAAGAGCAAGTTAAGCTAAAACCCAAACCAATTCGGCAAATTGGAGATGATAATCTTGAGCCACCGGAAGATTTTTCCGCACTTCCTATTTTACCTGTCCCTAATGAAATCAACCAGTTTGCCACGAGGCCATATCTCAGGCCAAATATCATCAAAGGAGAGTATCGCAGCTGGGAACACTACCTGGACGTTCAGTTCAGACTTCTTCGTGAAGATTTCGTCGGTCCTCTTCGAGAAGGAATTGCTGATTATCTTCATAATCCAACACAAAAAGGAGGTGATGTCCGTGTGTATCGCAACGTGACAATTCAGCAGCCAGTGTGTCTTACCATGGGCATCGGTTTTGAAATTTCCTTCAACATGCAAGCATTTCGTAGAATTACTTGGGAGTATACCAAACGACTTATCAATGGATCTCTCTTGTGCCTTTCAACAGACAACTTTCAAACAATTGCCTTTGCATCAGTAGCACAAAGAGAAACAAAACAACTTGAGAAAGGTATTGTTACTGTGAAATTTGAAGGCTCTGTCAATGGATTTCAGCTCCACTCCCAAACCAAATACACAATGGTTGAGTCTGTAGCTTACTTTGAAGCTTATCGTCACGTTTTGGAGAAGCTTCAAGGAGTTCGTAAAGAGCATGAGATCGATATGATGCCTTTTCAAAATTACATAGTCAACTGCTCGTTTGACAACATCCCCCTTCCACGGTATCTCAATCATTTCGGCCGTACCATTTTTGATTTGAAAGGAATAATTGAAATCAAAAGCAAGCTCGCAAGCTCAAAAGTTGATCTCACTGAAGCATCTTCTTGGCCTGATGCAAGTGTCACAGATCTTGACCCCTCACAGATGAGAGCACTACAAGCAGCTCTCACTCAAGATATTTCCGTCATTCAAGGTCCCCCGGGCACTGGCAAAACGTACGTGGGAATGAAAATCGTCAAAGCTTTCTTAGCAAACAAGAAAGTGTGGGATCCACAGAAGACCACACCAATTTTAGTTGTGTGCTATACAAATCATGCACTCGATCAGTTCCTTGAAGGAATCAGAAGCAATGAAATCGATGGCAAAGCTCCAAACGTGACAAGAATTGGAGGACGCTGCAAAAGTGACATTCTTCAGGAATGCATCCTTTTCGAAAAAGTAAATAAAGCAAAAGCAGACCAAGCAATACCAAATAGAGAATTCAGAGAATATAAAGAAGCCACACATTGCATGTTGGAAAAAAAGGATCTTATAATACAACACCTGGAAACAATTCATCTGTCAAATCACAAAATTTTACGAATGGAACGCTTGCGTCTTTTTATTTCATCAAGTCACCGTAACCAGCTTATTAGTTATGTGTACACTAAAAATCCGATTGAGCTGTGGTTGGGATTGGGGTATGAAGACCCAAGTGATGAAATGCAAACAACGGAAGAACTTCAGGTTGCTAAAGCTTTTCAACCAGAGTTATTAGAAGATGATGAATTAGAAGATGATGAATACACTGAAGTCCAGATGATACAAGACGATCGACTAGTTGAAGGGAACGAAGTCGTGTACAAGGCTCCAGAAGAGGAAGAGTGGAAGAACGTAAAATGGacaagaaaaaagaaaaacgaTGGTGACTGGCAAACAGTTCAAATAGCCGAAAATAAAAAAAGGAAGCTGATATACAAGCAACTTAATCATGGTTTGCAACCAATGGCTACTGATGAAGCTGCTAGTATCATCGACTTATGGAGCTTAGACGGGATGCAGCGATGGAGACTGTACCTTTATTGGAGAGACATGCATGTCACCGACCTTAGACAGCAGCTGGAGCGTCAATCAGGGAAGTACAAAACCGCCTGTGAAAGGTTTCAACTAAGAAAACAAGACGTGAATATGACAATTGTCCGAGATTCAGATGTAGTTGGCATGACTACAACAGGAGCAGCTAAACACAAATACATCATTAAGTCAATTCGACCAAAGATAGTAGTTATCGAAGAAGCTGCTGAGATTTTTGAGCCTCACATTTTCACTTCTCTGTCCCCAACAGTTCAACAATTGGTTTTAATTGGCGACCATCAGCAGTTAAGGCCGAAGCCAACTTACTACGTGCTTGAAAAGAATTATGATTTCAATGTCTCGCTGTTTGAGCGCTTGGCAATGAACGGTTGTCCTGTACAAACACTAAGTATTCAGCATCGAATGAGACCTGAAATTGCCAGCTTGATTACTCCAGCCATATATAAAGAACTGCACAATCACGAATCAGTGTACAACTATGATCACATCCAAGGAATCGGTAAAAACCTCTTTTTCATCACCCATACTCAACCAGAACTAGCCGGAACAGACGATAGACAAAGTCACTCAAATCCTCACGAGGCGAAATACCTAGGAGCTCTCTGTGACTATCTGCTGAAACAAGGCTACAAACAAGATGAAATTACCATCTTGACTCTCTACCGAGGACAACTGCTCGAGATTAAGAACGTTCTTCAACTAAGAAAGGTCGATGGTGTGCGAACAGCTGTTGTTGACGACTTCCAGGGAGAGGAGAACCGGATCATATTACTGTCCCTTGTGCGAAGTAACAATGAACAAAGAATTGGATTTGTCGGAATTGAAAATCGTATTTGCGTTGCTTTATCAAGAGCTAAAATGAGCTTGTTCATAATTGGAAATGTACAAATGCTTCGTGATAAAGTTCAAACTGTATGGCCTAAAATAATAGACAAGCTCAAAGAAATGGACTGTATTGGTGAATCTCTCCCATTACATTGCCACATCCACCAAGACCAGAAGGTGAAGGCCCGAGTGTATAAAGATTTTATCAAATGTCCGGAGGGTGGATGCCAAAAAAAATGTAACGCTCGTTTGCCCTGTGGTCATGTCTGTCCTCGATTTTGCCACCCCTATGACATAGAGCATCGTGAGTACGAATGCTTATTAAATTGCCGAAAGCAACTACCTTGTGGCCACATATGTAAACAAAAGTGTTATGAGTGCTCAGTCAGCTGCCAACCGTGCAAGGAAGAAGTAACAAAAGTTCTACCAGTGTGTGGACACTCAGAGAAGTGCACATGCTCTGATAATCTGCTGCTCTTAAAATGTTCAAAGATTTGTGGAAAAACGTTAACCTGCGGTCATCTGTGCCAAGAAAAATGCTCTCAACCTTGCACTCCTCAATGTACTGTGAAATTGGACAAGGAGCTACCTTGTGGTCACACTGTCCACGATTCCTGCTATTTCAAAGAAGAGCTAGTAGAGTGCTCCGTGCCTTGCGGTGCTTTGTTAGATTGTGAACATCCATGTACTGGAACCTGCTACACGTGCAAAATGGGACGTCTTCACATTGGCTGTAAGTCCAAATGCAATCGTACCCTGATATGTGGCCACCTCTGTGACTTTCCTTGCACATCAAGCTGCCCTCCTTGCTCCAAGCCATGTGCCAACTTTTGCACCCACAGGCGTTGCCCCAGGAAGTGCTTTGAACCCTGTGCTCCCTGCATGGAGCGTTGTGACTGGTCCTGCCCTCATTTCATCTGCACCCAGCCATGCGGAATGCCTTGTAATCGACCTCCTTGTAATCAGCCATGTCGAAAGTATATGCGGTGCGGTCACAGGTGCATTGGTATTTGTGGAGAGGTGTGCCCAAAACTATGCCGCATCTGCGATGAAGAAGTAGTCACTGAGATCTTTTTTGGTACTGAAAGTGAAAAAGATGCCAGATTCGTTCTTTTGCCTGATTGCAATCACATCATTGTTGTAGAAATGCTTGATCAATGGATGTCAACTGACAACAGTGTTCACACAGGAGAGTCCCAACAAATCGTGCTCAAAGTATGCCCAAGGTGCAAAACTCCAGTGAGAAAATGCTTCCGATATGGCAATGACATAAGGAGCAAACTGGCTGATGTGGAAGCTATAAAGAAAAAGCAGATGAGTATAATTGACTTCATACGCCTACCGCTTGAATTAGCCAAGCTGAAACATGCTTTTAAAAATATTCACAGGCTAAATCGTCATGTTATTGCTGAAGAGCTTAGCTCAATCGAAGtgatggttgcaagaagaagaAGGCTTAGCTCTATTTCAACCCTTTTCCCTCATATTGTGAAAGCCAAAATATTGTTTCTACATCAAATTGTTAAGACACACAATGTTTTAAATCAAATAGGAGGATCGGATTATTTTGCTACATTATCCTATCAACCCAGGATAGACAAAATTAAGAGAGATCTCAATGAACTCAAACAGTTTTTCATGCAAGAATTTCTATCACAGCAACAACTGTCTGACGCTGAAGCTGAAATGAGACGTATTTTTCTCTTAGCAAAAGCAACTGAGCTCCAAGCTATAATTGCGAAAGAGGATGATGATGAGTGCA